Genomic segment of Gloeocapsa sp. PCC 7428:
ACGCAAGCTGTCCGCGAAGTTTGGTCAGAACGTTTACCATTAACCGCACGGTTATCCTGTTCCGATTGGGTAGAAGGCGGTTGGACAATCGAAGACTCGGTGGAACTTGCTAAAAAACTAAAAATCGAAGGTGTAGATTTGATCGACTGTAGTTCGGGTTTTAATTCTCCCGATTACAAAAACTATCCTTTCGGTGCGGGTTGGCAAGTGCCTTTTGCCCAGAAGATTCGCCACGAAGCTGAAATCGCGACAGCGGCGGTAGGTTCAATTACTAACCCGATGCAAGCTGATGAAATTATCCGTAATGGACGTGCAGATATTGTTCTCATTGGGCGCGAAATGTTACGCGATCCTTACTGGGCTTATCGTGCGGCGCAAGAATTACATCAAGAGGAAAAACTAAATTTACCAATTCAATACGCGAGTGGGCTGTAGAGATATATCGCGTTAGGTCGTTCGACTGATTGTGCTGAGCATCTAACCACTGCGCTCGTAACCGAACAGGAGGAATCATGCCAACAGTAAATCATCGCTTTATTGATACCAATGGCATCAGAATGCATATTGCGGAGCAAGGTCGAGGAGAACTTGTTATCTTGTGTCATGGCTTTCCAGAATGCTGGTACTCCTGGCGACATCAACTTGCAGCGATCGCGGATGCTGGATTCCACGTAGTAGCACCCGATCAGCGTGGCTATGGGCAAACTGATCAGCCAGAGTCGATTGAAGCATACAACATTCTTCAGTTAACAAGTGATATTGTTGGGCTGGTTCATGCCCTTGATTGCGAACAAGCAATCATTATTGGGCACGATCAGGGCGCGACTGTTGCTTGGCATTGTGCTTTATTACGTCCAGATCTATTCAAGGCGATCGCTTTGCTAAGCGTTCCTTATCGCGCTAGATCCTGGGAAAGTAGACCACCAACGGAAATGCTGAAACGCATGGCTAGTGAGCAACAGTCCTACATGCTGTATTTTCAGGAACAAGGGTTAATAGAGGCGGAACTGGAAGCCGACGTTCGTAAATCTCTCAGCATGATCCTCTATTCCGCATCAGGTGATGCACCACCCGAAAAAAGGTGGCGGTTTCTGTTCGACAAATCGGAAAAATTTATAGATACTGTTACTCAGCCAGAGCAACTTCCGAGTTGGTTGACTGAGCAAGACCTTGATTTCCTGACACGTGAGTTCGAGCGAACAGGATTTCGAGGAGGGTTGGCTCGGTATCGAAACCTGGACAGAGATTGGGAACTCACGCGCTTTTTGAGTGGTGCGAAGATCCAACAACCCGCTTTGTTTATTGGGGGAGAGTTTGATGCGATCGTTACGAGAAATCAAGATCTCTTCAACAATCTAGAAAAAACAATGCCGAACTTGAGAAAAAAGGTATTGTTGCCAAACACCGGACATTGGATTCAGCAGGAACGCCCTACTGAAGTCAATCAATTGCTCATCGAGTTTTTGGCAAACGCAGTGTAACAGAGCCTTCAGATGGAATATAGCTTAGTGCTCGAAAAAATTCCAACTACACAAACCACACCTACGAAAGCGATTAGCACTCTTCAATTGGCAATTAGCTAAGAGCTAACCGCTAACAGCTAGTAGCTTTAGTGAAGCCGTGACTTCAGTTGCTTGGCGCTTTGCATAACACATAACTAGGAGATACCAATGATTGACCTTTATTACTGGACAACGCCCAACGGTCACAAAATCACAATGTTTCTAGAGGAAGCTGAACTTCCTTACACGCTCATTCCTGTCAATATTGGTACGGGAGATCAGTTTAAACCCGATTTTCTTAAAATTGCCCCAAATAATCGCATTCCTGCAATTGTCGATCGCGCCCCAGCAGATGGCGGCGAACCCATTTCAGTGTTTGAATCAGGAGCAATTTTGCTGTATTTAGCCGAAAAAACGGGAAAACTGATTGCAACAGATATCCGCCAACGTGCTGAAGTTTTGCAATGGTTATTTTGGCAAATGGGCGGTTTAGGACCAATGGCAGGGCAAAATCATCATTTTAGTCAGTATGCACCTGAAAAAATTCCTTATGCAATAGACCGCTACGTTAATGAAACAGGGCGCTTGTATGCAGTCATGAATAAACGGTTAAGCGATCGCACTTTTCTGGCAGGTAATAACTACTCAATCGCAGATATTGCTGCTTATCCGTGGATTGTACCGTATGAACGCCAAGGACAAAAGCTAGAGAATTTCCCTCATTTGCAGCGCTGGTTTGAAGCGATTAAAGCACGTCCGGCAACAATTCGTGCTTACGAGAAAGCAGAAGCATTTAAAGATCAAGCACTCGATATCGAGAAGTCACGAAACTTGTTGTTTAACCAATCAGCAAACACAATTCAGCAAAAAAGCTAAGTAGGTTAGGTAATGAGTAATGGGTAATGGGTGGTGGAAATGTTTTCTATATGACCAATTACCAGTTACCAAGCTTTAATCTACGTTCGTTTTCATCCACTTAACTGATGCCAAAACTTCAGGCTAACGGAATTGAATTATTCTACGACATTCAAGGCAAAGGCGAGCCGTTATTATTAATTCCTGGTTTCGCCTGCGACTCTGCCCACTGGGATTTATTAATGCCGTCACTCGTTGCGCAGTATCAAGTTATTCGTTTCGATAATCGTGGCATTGGACAAAGTTCTGTGCCTGATAGTCCTTACAGTATCAAACAAATGGCAGAGGATGCGGCAACACTACTAGAATACATCGGCGTGAGTAAAGTTCATGTTGCGGGTCATTCGATGGGAGGTCAAATTGCCCAAGAGTTAGTATTAGCACATCCAGAAAAGGTTTATAGCCTGATGCTACTGGCAACTTTTGCGTTATGCGATCGCCGATTCTGTAGCATTATCGAAACGCTTGGCGATCTTCCACGTATTTTAGATCCCGAAGCTTACTTTTATGTAGTGTTACCTTGGGCGGTGAGTGAGGATTTTTACGCCACTCCTGGCGCTATCGAAGAAGCACTCAAATTCCAATTAGAGTATCCTTTCCCGCCGACTCCCCACGGGTTGTATCATCAAAGTCGAGCGATTATTAACAGCGATACTTTAGACCGTTTACCGCAAATTACTTGCCCTACGCTAGTTTTGGTAAGCCAGCAAGATATTCTCACGCCGATCAAGTTTTCCAAACAACTTGCGCAAGGTATTCCCAATGCTGAACTTGTGATTCTGGAGCGTGGCGGTCATGATTTCTTAATTGATGCGCCCGATGCGGTGTCTACGGCAATACTGAACTTTTTAGCAAAGAATAGATAAACAAATCAACAAAATATCTAATTATCCGACGGTGTAATTAAATTTAGCGCGTGATGGATGGTTTCTACTTTATTTACTCGTTGCTCTAATTCTTCCGGTTCATAACGCCCTTCTTCCACCTCTAATGAAGCCTCGTCAATTGCATTTAAATAAGCCTCCTCCAAGGTTTCAAGTAACTCCTCTGGTGCTAGATAGTAACCTCCTGCTTTACGACGCTTGTTTTCTCGCTGAATTTCTCGCACAGAATTACGAATGAAAACTTCCCAAGAACGAGTTGTTCGATTCTCTGCTTGCTGTTTGATGAGGTGTAGCAACAAAATTACTGCGTACACCCCATTTCTTCAAGTTCTTCAACGATCGCTAATGCACTAGGAATGTCATCCTTAAGCAGCATTTCTTTAAGAGTCAGCAGTTCTTCCATAGCTTTAATTTTATTTTGAACCAACATGAATTGTAGATGCCCTACGACTAAAGTCGGGGCTATATAAACAAAGTGTGCCTGCGCACACTCTTAGTAAGAGTTTTAATTGATTGTAAGTCCACGCAGGTGGACTTCGTTTGTCTAGCGGCGAATGAATTCGCCAATGTCCTAAAGGAGAATCTATGCTCACCCAGCATTTTCAATTATTAGCAAAATACAACACATTAGCAAATCGCAAACTCTACGAAGCTTGCGCTCAATTAAGTGATGATGAACGCAAACAAACTCGTCCAGCGTTTTTTAAAAGTATTCATGGAACGCTAAATCATATTATGGTAGGCGATCGCATCTGGTTAGGACGTTTTGAGGGTAAATCAATGCCATCAACTCATCTCGATGCAATTCTCTTCAAGAACTTTGACGAATTATGGCAAGTGCGTCAAGCCGAAGATCGGCGAATTGAAAACTTTGCTGCAAGTTTAACTAAGGAGTTTTTAAGCAGCACAATTCAGTATACAAATAATTCTGGGCGAGTCTGTAACGATCCTGTTGATTTACTTGTCGCCCACTTTTTTAACCACCAAACACATCATCGCGGGCAAATTCACGACATGATTAGCCAAACAACAATAGCCCCACCATCACTTGATATGCATCGTATCATTCGACCTTGACTCTACATTCCTTCACGCTCTATTCCTCTTGCTCATCCCAAGCTTCTGCTGCTTTAATTTCTGCCTCTTCTTTAGGAGCCTCTGAGCGAAACAAAGGAATTGCGGCAAAGGCTGCTAGCAATTGTATTGTACTAAAAATAGCCAGCGTCGAACCAAAGCCCCAACGAAGCGCCTCACCAAATAAAAAACTACCAATTCCAAATCCAGTGAAGAGTGTAAAAACTTTGAACCCCATTGTTTGCCCTAGACTTCTTGCAGAACCTAGGTCTGTCACAATTCCTGCAAATAACGGCTGAGTGAGGTCATAGCCAAGCGACAAAATCAGAATGGCGGTAGTCGTCAATGTCAAGGGAATCTGGAAGATCATCATAAACCCTGCTAGAGCAGCTATGCCAAGTCCTGGTGGGATGAGCCATCTACGTCCCCAACGATCCACCGCTTTGCCAATCATTGGACTAAAAATCAAACCTGGAATGCCATATCCAAAAATGGCTAGCCCGATTCTCGCCTCTCCCAAGTTGTAGCGCTGCAACAAGTAAAGTCCTAGCCAAGTGTAAACTCCTGAGTGAAAGATCGCATTCAAAAAAACATAGATGTAAGTCCGCTTTCCGCGCCAAGTTGACAGTACACTGCGATAGCCTGCAAAAACCTGACGAATCGAGTGTAGTGACTCAGCTTGTGGAGTATCAAACAGTGCTTCATAACGGTGCAAGCGCCAGAGAATAATTGCTGCTGCGATCGCAGTCCCAACAAATAGTATCTGCCAGCCTATAAAGGGTTCAAGAATTGCTCCACCCGCAGAGCCGAAAGCCATACCACCCTCCATATAAGCAAAGACCATCCCTAACATCTGTCCTCGTTCGCGAAAGGGAAATAAATCTCCAATCAAGGCAAATGTTAGTGGTATGACCCCACTAGCACCTAATCCAGTTAAAAGACGCCAGAGAACCATTTGTGAGGCAGATTGGGCTGTTGCTGTCAGTGCGGTACAAATAATAAAGATACAAACTGAAGCACGCATCACGGGCCAGCGACCGAAACGATCCGAAAGGATTCCGTAAAAGAGGGCTGCTAGCGCATAAGCAAGCATATATGCTGGGACAATAAAGCCAATCTCTTGCTCTGGAACTTGAAAAATTTCTGCTAGACGCGGGATAAGTGGTGCAATCATATATCCCTGCAAAAAAATCAAGCCTGCGGCGAGAGAAAGCCATAAAAACAAACGATGATGTTGCTTTAGCCTTTGTTTGCGGTTAGCCTCTTCTACATGAACCCTACGGTCAGCCATAATCTTCCTCTAAACTACGGGTTTTCTGTGGGCTGCGCTTGCTAGCGTGTCTTTGAGATGATTGAGCGCCCTATGCAATTTTTGCATCACGCGTATATTTTACAATTCATCGTTATTTTGTTATTACGCTTTCAATTTTTTCTGAAAAAGGCTTGACTTAGAGCGCACTCTAAGTTCTAAGGTGATATTCATGGACACGGACATTCGACAAGTTGCAGCGCGAACGGGTTTAAGTGTGCATACATTGCGCTATTACGAGCGTAATGGGCTACTTGAGCTAGTCAAAAGAGGAAGCAATGGGCATCGCCGTTACTCAGCAGCAGATATTGCTCGAATTGAATTTTTAACGCGATTACGGGCTACAGGAATGCCAATTCGTCAAATGCAGCAGTTTGCTAGCTTGTTACGGGAGAAACCAGAAGCAATCAGCGATCGCCGCGTAATCCTAGAAGCGCATGAACTTGAAGTCCAAAAGCGGATTGCCGAACTTCAGCAAAACCTAAAGGTGATTCAGTGGAAAATTCAACACTATCAGGAGTTAGAAGCACAACAAAGCGTCTCGCCTAACTACTCAACCCTCAATTCTGGGAAGTTCTGAAGTTAAAGTCCCCACAAGTGGGGGATTTAGGGGGCTATTAGAAATATCGCTAAAGCGATGTCAAATTACATTCGTGAAACAAATCTAAGAGACAACATGAAAACACGAAATCTTGGAACTCAAGGATTAATGGTGTCCGAACTCGGACTAGGATGCATGGGAATGTCAGAATTCTACGGTACGGGTGATGAAGCCGAAGCAATTTCGACAATTCATCGCGCGCTAGATCTCGGTGTCACGTTTCTTGATACTGCGGATATGTACGGTTCTGGTAGCAACGAAAAACTTGTTGGTAAAGCAATCCGCGATCGCCGTGAAGGAGTTATTCTCGCAACCAAATTTGGAATTGTGCGCGGCGAAGATAGTGGTTTTCGCGGTGTTAATGGTACTCCTCAATACGTCCAGAAAGCGTGTGATGCTTCATTACAACGCTTAGGATTAGACTACATCGATTTGTACTACCAGCACCGCGTCGATCCCAACGTACCCATCGAAGAAACTGTCGGCGCAATGGCAGAATTAATTCAACAAGGTAAAGTCCGCTATCTCGGACTTTCAGAAGCCGCACCCGCAACGATTCGCCGCGCTCACGCGACGCACCCGATCAGCGCTTTACAATCAGAATACTCGCTGTGGCAACGCGAACCTGAAGATGAAATTCTGCCGACGATCCGTGAATTAGGCATCGGTTTTGTTCCCTACAGTCCACTTGGGCGTGGATTTCTCTCAGGACAAATTACGAGTCCCGACGATTTTGCACCTGATGACTTTCGCAAGAATTTACCTCGGTTCCAAGGCGAGAATTTCAATAAAAATCTACAACTTGTGGCGCGAGTTAAGGAAATTGCAGCAGAAAAAAGCGTCACCCCAGGACAATTAGCACTAGCTTGGTTACTCGCCCAAGGAGATGATATCGTCCCGATTCCTGGAACAAAGCGCCGCACCTATTTAGAAGAAAATATCGCCGCAGTTGACATCACGCTAACACAAGCTGATCTACAACGAATCAATGAAGTTGCACCCAAAGGAGTCGCCGCTGGCGATCGCTATGCGGATATGAGTAGCGTTAATCGCTAATTGCTGCTTTTAAACTTTGGCAAAATTCCCCGATTGCTTGCAATCCTGCTTGCGGTGTACTGTCTGCTAAGCGCTTAACAATCGCACTCCCGACAATCACGGCGTCTGCACCTGATTCGCGTACTTGTCGCGCTTGTTCGGGTGCAGAAATGCCAAATCCTACTCCAATCGGTTTATCAGTGTAACTACGTATTTGTTTGAGTAATTCAGGGACTCGCGCTTCCATTTGCGATCGCATTCCGGTAACGCCCGTTACGCTGACTAAATAAATAAAACCTTGCGAAGCACGCGCGATCGCTTCAATTCGTTCTAGGGAACTCGTGGGAGCCACTAATAATATCACCTCAATCCCCACCTCTTGCGCAGGTTCAAGCAGTCCTTCAGCTTCTTCTAGCGGCAAATCAGGGACAACTAAACCGGCGACACCAGCATCCGCAATTTGTTGTAGAAATGTCTTGATTCCTCGATTTAATATTGGGTTGTAATATGTAAATAAAATAATGGGCGATCGCAGTGCAGGGCTGACCTGACGCACAATTTCTAAAACTTGTTCGAGGCGCGTTCCTTTTTGCAGCGCCCGACTTGCTGCGGCTTGAATGACAGGTCCATCTGCCAGCGGATCGGAGTACGGTACTCCGAGTTCAATCATATCTGCACCAGTAGCATCTAAAACCCGCAAAGCTTCAGCAGTTGTATCCAAGTCTGGATCGCCAGCAGTCACAAAGGGAATTAAAGCACAAGCACCGCGCGATCGCAAGCGCTTGAAGCAATCAGAAATTGAGTTCATTTTTCAACAGTAGTGTCGGCGACCAAAGACAACATCCAACACTTTACACCTTCGAGGAGGAATCGCGGGATTGGTTTTCTTGTTCAATCTCTGCTTGTAATTTTGCTAATTCTTCGGGTGTGAGTTCTTCTAACCTTTTTTGCAAAAATGCTTCTTCGTAATTTTGTCGTTGCTGGTGATACGTCATGTCTTGTCGCATGACTCTCGTGAGATAAGTTACTAACCATCCCACTAAACCACCGACTAACAAAGCTTGGCTCCACACGCCCGCTGTAAGGCTATCTACACCCACTACCTGCAAGATGACATAAACAACACCACCTGCAACAAATACGCCTAGCCCAATACCAATAACCGTAATTCTATTCATGGTTTAACTAGAAATTTGCCGACGCTGGGGGCGAAAATTCATAAACGGTGCAAGGAGTAATAACCCTGGAAAGAAAAAGAACACGAGGAAATACATAAAGCCCCGCTCAAACGATGTCGCGTTATACCAACGCAGTTTTAGATACAGCATAATCGCTAAAGGAACAACAAGCAGATACGCCCCCGCCAGTACCAAATACAGTAGCGCGATCGCGATCGGTTGGTTTTGGTTGAGATACTCTAGTAAGCTATCCATTGAACTCGCGTAAATCGTTTGTTTTTAGCTATTCTACCGCTTTTCTCTCTCGCTGCTGTGAGTAAAGCAGTAATCCAGCACAGGAATTAGCGATTAAAGCTATTTCCTAACCCCCGACCCCTCCTTATAGGCGATCGCAAAATTTTTTTGCTAAAGTTGTTGCATAGATTGCAATTTAATGGTGCAATATACAAACGGGACAGTTGTTAACACAGCAACCCAAACCTCAATAAGGGGGCGTGGCGGAATGGTAGACGCTACGGACTTAAATAATTGAGCCTTGGCAAAGAAATTTGTCAAGTGACTGCTCTCAAACTCAGGGAAACCTAAATCTGATATCCAGATACGGCAATCCTGAGCCAAGCCGAAAAGTAGGCAATGCGAAAGTGAGTCTAGAATTATTATCACTTCTACTCACTATTTTTCGGAAGGTGCAGAGACTCGACGGGAGCTACCCTAACGTTTAGCCGAGGGTAAAGAGAGAGTCCAATTCTCAAAGCCTAGTCAGGCAGTAGCGAAAGCTGCAAGAGAATGAAAATCCGTTGACCGTAAAAGGTCGTGAGAGTTCAAGTCTCTCTGCCCCCATACCAAAAACTATAATCTAATTAGGTAAAACCCTCTGATCGAGAGGGTTTTATTTTGAAGTTAACTGATTTTATAAGGTAATTGGATAGGTCACGACAACTGAGTAAAAAAACTTATGATGACATCACAATTCAATTAGTGGTTGATCGCTGGCTACGATTCGCCTTTAGCCGTAATCTATCACAGCAGTTTTGGGGTAAAAACTGTAACTATCAGCAAGGCTCTGTAGCACAGACAACCTTGGATTATAGTTAGCCATCTCCAACACTAAATTCAGGCTGTCTTTATCTTTATTTGCTTATCTTACGTACTATGAAAACTTATCGAATTGAACTTGTTAACCGCAACCACTTTGTTGTTGAAGTTGCAGAAAATCAGTACATTTTAGA
This window contains:
- a CDS encoding alpha/beta fold hydrolase translates to MPTVNHRFIDTNGIRMHIAEQGRGELVILCHGFPECWYSWRHQLAAIADAGFHVVAPDQRGYGQTDQPESIEAYNILQLTSDIVGLVHALDCEQAIIIGHDQGATVAWHCALLRPDLFKAIALLSVPYRARSWESRPPTEMLKRMASEQQSYMLYFQEQGLIEAELEADVRKSLSMILYSASGDAPPEKRWRFLFDKSEKFIDTVTQPEQLPSWLTEQDLDFLTREFERTGFRGGLARYRNLDRDWELTRFLSGAKIQQPALFIGGEFDAIVTRNQDLFNNLEKTMPNLRKKVLLPNTGHWIQQERPTEVNQLLIEFLANAV
- a CDS encoding glutathione binding-like protein, whose product is MIDLYYWTTPNGHKITMFLEEAELPYTLIPVNIGTGDQFKPDFLKIAPNNRIPAIVDRAPADGGEPISVFESGAILLYLAEKTGKLIATDIRQRAEVLQWLFWQMGGLGPMAGQNHHFSQYAPEKIPYAIDRYVNETGRLYAVMNKRLSDRTFLAGNNYSIADIAAYPWIVPYERQGQKLENFPHLQRWFEAIKARPATIRAYEKAEAFKDQALDIEKSRNLLFNQSANTIQQKS
- a CDS encoding alpha/beta fold hydrolase — encoded protein: MPKLQANGIELFYDIQGKGEPLLLIPGFACDSAHWDLLMPSLVAQYQVIRFDNRGIGQSSVPDSPYSIKQMAEDAATLLEYIGVSKVHVAGHSMGGQIAQELVLAHPEKVYSLMLLATFALCDRRFCSIIETLGDLPRILDPEAYFYVVLPWAVSEDFYATPGAIEEALKFQLEYPFPPTPHGLYHQSRAIINSDTLDRLPQITCPTLVLVSQQDILTPIKFSKQLAQGIPNAELVILERGGHDFLIDAPDAVSTAILNFLAKNR
- a CDS encoding DinB family protein, with translation MLTQHFQLLAKYNTLANRKLYEACAQLSDDERKQTRPAFFKSIHGTLNHIMVGDRIWLGRFEGKSMPSTHLDAILFKNFDELWQVRQAEDRRIENFAASLTKEFLSSTIQYTNNSGRVCNDPVDLLVAHFFNHQTHHRGQIHDMISQTTIAPPSLDMHRIIRP
- a CDS encoding MFS transporter, which gives rise to MADRRVHVEEANRKQRLKQHHRLFLWLSLAAGLIFLQGYMIAPLIPRLAEIFQVPEQEIGFIVPAYMLAYALAALFYGILSDRFGRWPVMRASVCIFIICTALTATAQSASQMVLWRLLTGLGASGVIPLTFALIGDLFPFRERGQMLGMVFAYMEGGMAFGSAGGAILEPFIGWQILFVGTAIAAAIILWRLHRYEALFDTPQAESLHSIRQVFAGYRSVLSTWRGKRTYIYVFLNAIFHSGVYTWLGLYLLQRYNLGEARIGLAIFGYGIPGLIFSPMIGKAVDRWGRRWLIPPGLGIAALAGFMMIFQIPLTLTTTAILILSLGYDLTQPLFAGIVTDLGSARSLGQTMGFKVFTLFTGFGIGSFLFGEALRWGFGSTLAIFSTIQLLAAFAAIPLFRSEAPKEEAEIKAAEAWDEQEE
- a CDS encoding MerR family transcriptional regulator — protein: MDTDIRQVAARTGLSVHTLRYYERNGLLELVKRGSNGHRRYSAADIARIEFLTRLRATGMPIRQMQQFASLLREKPEAISDRRVILEAHELEVQKRIAELQQNLKVIQWKIQHYQELEAQQSVSPNYSTLNSGKF
- a CDS encoding aldo/keto reductase, with translation MSNYIRETNLRDNMKTRNLGTQGLMVSELGLGCMGMSEFYGTGDEAEAISTIHRALDLGVTFLDTADMYGSGSNEKLVGKAIRDRREGVILATKFGIVRGEDSGFRGVNGTPQYVQKACDASLQRLGLDYIDLYYQHRVDPNVPIEETVGAMAELIQQGKVRYLGLSEAAPATIRRAHATHPISALQSEYSLWQREPEDEILPTIRELGIGFVPYSPLGRGFLSGQITSPDDFAPDDFRKNLPRFQGENFNKNLQLVARVKEIAAEKSVTPGQLALAWLLAQGDDIVPIPGTKRRTYLEENIAAVDITLTQADLQRINEVAPKGVAAGDRYADMSSVNR
- the trpA gene encoding tryptophan synthase subunit alpha, which produces MNSISDCFKRLRSRGACALIPFVTAGDPDLDTTAEALRVLDATGADMIELGVPYSDPLADGPVIQAAASRALQKGTRLEQVLEIVRQVSPALRSPIILFTYYNPILNRGIKTFLQQIADAGVAGLVVPDLPLEEAEGLLEPAQEVGIEVILLVAPTSSLERIEAIARASQGFIYLVSVTGVTGMRSQMEARVPELLKQIRSYTDKPIGVGFGISAPEQARQVRESGADAVIVGSAIVKRLADSTPQAGLQAIGEFCQSLKAAISD
- a CDS encoding DUF3007 family protein encodes the protein MNRITVIGIGLGVFVAGGVVYVILQVVGVDSLTAGVWSQALLVGGLVGWLVTYLTRVMRQDMTYHQQRQNYEEAFLQKRLEELTPEELAKLQAEIEQENQSRDSSSKV
- the ndhL gene encoding NAD(P)H-quinone oxidoreductase subunit L; this encodes MDSLLEYLNQNQPIAIALLYLVLAGAYLLVVPLAIMLYLKLRWYNATSFERGFMYFLVFFFFPGLLLLAPFMNFRPQRRQISS